From Aedes albopictus strain Foshan chromosome 1, AalbF5, whole genome shotgun sequence, one genomic window encodes:
- the LOC115253692 gene encoding glutathione S-transferase 1-like: protein MIYLVDRYAKDDVGGQLYPKDPQKRAVVNQRLYFDMGTLYQRFGDYYYPQIFEGAAANPENYKKIGEALEFLDTFLCGQQRIAGGSCLNSGRFECAGNTDNLRSSWLNPQHTIPTLVDNGFSLWESRAIMGYLVEKYGKDDKLYPKDPQKRALVNQRLYFDMGVFYQRFGDYWYPQIFAKQPANPDNFKKMEEAVGFLNTFLEGHQYAAGDELTIADLSLAASAATYEVAGFDFSKYPNVQAWLERCKKNAPGYDLNQAGADEFKAKFLSGM from the exons ATGATCTACCTGGTGGACCGATACGCGAAAGATGATGTTGGAGGACAGCTCTACCCGAAAGATCCACAGAAGCGAGCTGTGGTAAATCAACGGCTGTACTTTGACATGGGTACACTGTACCAACGGTTCGGAGATTACTACTATCCGCAGATATTCGAAGGAGCTGCGGCAAACCCGGAGAACTACAAGAAGATCGGAGAGGCATTGGAGTTCTTGGACACATTTCTGTGTGGTCAACAGCGTATCGCCGGAGGAAGTTGTCTAAACTCTGGCAGATTTGAGtgtgctggcaacactgacaacCTTCGAAGTAGCTGG TTGAACCCGCAGCATACCATCCCGACCCTGGTCGACAATGGCTTCTCCCTGTGGGAATCCCGCGCCATCATGGGCTACCTGGTCGAAAAGTACGGCAAGGACGACAAACTGTACCCCAAGGACCCGCAGAAGCGCGCCCTGGTCAACCAGCGCCTCTACTTCGACATGGGTGTGTTCTACCAGCGCTTCGGAGACTACTGGTACCCGCAGATCTTCGCCAAGCAGCCCGCCAACCCGGACAACTTCAAGAAGATGGAGGAGGCCGTCGGCTTCCTGAACACCTTCCTGGAGGGCCACCAGTACGCCGCCGGCGATGAGCTGACCATTGCCGATCTGAGCTTGGCCGCGTCCGCCGCCACCTACGAGGTCGCCGGATTCGACTTCTCCAAGTATCCCAACGTGCAGGCATGGCTCGAACGGTGCAAGAAGAACGCCCCCGGCTACGACCTGAACCAGGCCGGTGCCGATGAGTTCAAGGCCAAGTTCCTGTCCGGAATGTAA